One genomic region from Quercus robur chromosome 4, dhQueRobu3.1, whole genome shotgun sequence encodes:
- the LOC126722044 gene encoding uncharacterized protein LOC126722044, with product MAGDPAKRNQNMYCEYHQEPGHTTDDCRNLKNHLDQLVREGKLRHLLHHPTGWQEQLNIEIRQSTLRPPIGMINVILAVSGRTDSHSFRVMSVGRLPAEAEDRESKRARGMATPLIGFSDEDKLGTFQPHDDALVVTLRIEGYDVKRVLVDQGSAVEVMYPDLYNGLKLKPEDLTAYNSPLVSFEGKIFTPKDMIRLPIQTGSNVVEVDFIVVDAYSPYTAIVARP from the coding sequence atggcaggcgaccccGCGAAACGTAACCAAAATATGTATTGCGAGTATCACCAAGAGCCGGGCCACACCACCGATGATTGCAGGAATCTGAAAAACCACTTAGACCAGTTGGTCCGAGAGGGGAAGTTAAGACATCTGTTGCATCATCCTACTGGATGGCAGGAGCAGTTGAACATCGAAATAAGACAAAGCACATTGAGACCACCCATTGGCATgataaatgtcattctcgcGGTATCAGGAAGGACCGACTCCCATTCTTTCAGAGTAATGTCGGTGGGCCGGCTCCCCGCTGAAGCTGAGGACCGGGAGTCCAAGAGGGCTAGAGGGATGGCCACGCCTCTAatcggattctcggatgaggacaaACTAGGAACCTTCCAACCCCACGACGATGCCCTAGTCGTCACGCTCAGGATTGAGGGatatgacgtgaagagggtgctAGTCGATCAGGGCAGCGCTGTGGAAGTAATGTATCCTGACTTATACAATGGGCTGAAACTGAAACCAGAGGACCTGACAGCATACAACTCCCCTTTAGTgagttttgagggaaaaatCTTCACTCCAAAAGACATGATTAGGCTGCCTATACAAACAGGCTCGAACgtagtggaggtggacttcatagtggtagatgcatactccccctacaccGCCATCGTAGCCAGACCGTAG
- the LOC126722043 gene encoding uncharacterized protein LOC126722043, which produces MRWFDGLKPNSINSFKQLTQSFDSHFITSSRVPRPLDSLLSLSMREGETLKAYSNRYWEMYNEIEGNYDDVAISTFKRGMPIEHGLRKSLTGKPVTSMRQLMDRIDKYKRVEEDQQMGKGKAKVVSQERRDFRSDHFNNSNRPRRDYSEQSGSIGAQTVHAVFREPLHKILKKVKNEPFFQ; this is translated from the coding sequence ATGAGATGGTTCGATGGCCTCAAGCCAAACTCCATAAACTCTTTTAAGCAGCTGACACAGTCTTTCGATTCTCACTTCATAACTAGcagcagagtccctcgacccctaGATTCCCTcctgtccttgtccatgcgagaaggagagaCCCTAAAGGCCTACTCAAACAGATATTGGgaaatgtataatgagatagagggaaattacgatgacgtcgccattagCACATTCAAGAGGGGCATGCCGATAGAGCATGGTTTAAGAAAGTCCCTGACTGGGAAACCGGTCACTAGCatgcgccaactcatggacagaatcGACAAGTACAAGAGAGTCGAAGAAGACCAACAGATGGGAAAGGGCAAAGCGAAGGTTGTctctcaggagaggagggacttcaggtcggaccatTTTAACAACAGTAACCGGCCGAGAAGGGATTACTCGGAGCAATCTGGATCCATAGGGGCACAGACAGTCCATGCTGTATTTCGAGAACCATTACATAAGATCCTAAAGAAAGTGAAGAACGAACCATTCTTTCAATAG